The Geitlerinema sp. PCC 9228 genome has a segment encoding these proteins:
- a CDS encoding glycosyltransferase family 39 protein: MKHWREFGRAFLKTNRKERTYPQVWIALWLVFLGWLVFLHQLGSVGLIDETEPLFAEAAREMLVTGDWVTPHFSGEVRFDKPPLIYWLMAGAYQVVGVNAWGARLPSALSAIALMVFLFYTLHRFDVAQRQRCFPKTPPLAAIVATAAFGLNLENYLWGRLGVSDMLLSACIGGALLAFFLGYVSNSEDWALDIREASLKEKGETKEGGFTGWYLTFYVLMALAVLAKGPVGMVLPMLVVGTFAVYVGKVKLLWRQLRPLVGMSIFLAISVPWYVLVIRAHGEDYIEKFFGYHNIERFTNVVNDHAAPWYFYLAVILLGFAPWSSYLVAAIARTQFWKRRFWQRQESHRQFGLFAFFWLAAIFLFFSAAATKLPSYILPAMGGAAILVGLLFADADNCHRSLFYSSIANVVLVLAIAGALFVGDRFIGYDPAAPNLREVVAASGVLPRGGVVWVVTAVLLGWLLWYRRLRWLWVPNALGFAAFVALTLTPALQVVDQARQQPIRQMAEIIVQVRQPHERVIMTGFEKPSLVFYIRQPVKFITVPEKINRYLQRTLTESETPGLSDAETQQQQKQPSPFSVPDASRTVLILGNPDRVEDVAPTLGNIEEVARLGNYRLVRYHLEASQVETPGLSDSN, translated from the coding sequence ATGAAGCACTGGCGAGAATTCGGACGCGCTTTTTTGAAGACCAACCGCAAGGAACGGACCTATCCCCAGGTTTGGATAGCTTTGTGGTTGGTTTTTCTTGGCTGGCTGGTTTTTCTTCACCAACTGGGTAGCGTTGGTTTGATTGACGAAACGGAACCCCTGTTTGCGGAGGCAGCGCGGGAAATGCTGGTAACGGGGGATTGGGTGACGCCCCATTTTAGCGGTGAGGTGCGTTTTGATAAGCCGCCTTTGATTTACTGGTTGATGGCTGGGGCGTATCAGGTGGTGGGGGTGAATGCTTGGGGGGCGCGCTTGCCTTCTGCCCTCAGCGCGATCGCTTTGATGGTTTTTCTATTCTATACCCTGCATCGTTTTGACGTTGCTCAACGCCAGCGTTGCTTTCCCAAAACCCCACCACTGGCAGCGATCGTTGCTACTGCGGCTTTTGGTTTGAATCTGGAAAATTACCTCTGGGGGCGCTTGGGCGTTTCCGATATGTTGCTGAGTGCTTGCATTGGTGGGGCGCTGCTGGCGTTTTTTTTGGGCTATGTGAGCAATTCAGAGGATTGGGCGCTGGACATTCGCGAAGCTTCTCTTAAGGAGAAAGGCGAAACAAAGGAAGGTGGTTTTACGGGGTGGTATCTAACTTTTTACGTGCTTATGGCTTTGGCGGTTTTGGCGAAGGGTCCGGTGGGAATGGTACTGCCTATGTTAGTGGTAGGGACGTTTGCAGTTTATGTGGGAAAGGTAAAACTGCTTTGGCGACAGCTGCGCCCGTTGGTGGGTATGTCGATTTTCTTGGCTATATCTGTACCTTGGTATGTTTTAGTGATTCGTGCCCATGGAGAAGATTATATTGAAAAGTTTTTTGGCTACCACAATATCGAACGGTTTACGAATGTGGTGAACGACCACGCAGCGCCTTGGTATTTCTATTTGGCGGTTATTTTACTGGGGTTTGCTCCTTGGTCGAGTTATTTGGTGGCTGCGATCGCCCGTACTCAGTTCTGGAAACGTCGGTTTTGGCAGCGTCAGGAAAGCCACCGGCAGTTCGGTTTGTTTGCTTTTTTCTGGCTGGCTGCGATTTTTCTGTTTTTCTCGGCAGCGGCTACCAAACTGCCCAGCTACATTTTGCCGGCGATGGGTGGGGCAGCAATTTTGGTGGGGTTGCTGTTTGCCGATGCTGACAATTGCCACCGCAGCTTATTTTACAGCTCAATAGCGAATGTGGTGTTGGTGCTGGCAATAGCTGGTGCTTTGTTCGTTGGCGATCGCTTTATTGGCTACGACCCCGCAGCCCCCAATTTACGGGAAGTGGTGGCGGCGTCTGGGGTGCTTCCCCGCGGCGGTGTGGTTTGGGTGGTGACGGCTGTTTTGCTGGGATGGTTGCTGTGGTATCGGCGACTGCGCTGGTTGTGGGTGCCCAATGCTTTAGGATTTGCGGCTTTTGTGGCGCTAACGCTGACCCCGGCGTTGCAGGTGGTAGACCAAGCCAGACAGCAGCCGATTCGCCAAATGGCGGAAATTATCGTGCAGGTGCGCCAACCCCACGAAAGGGTGATTATGACGGGATTTGAAAAGCCCAGTTTGGTGTTTTACATCCGCCAGCCGGTGAAATTTATTACTGTGCCGGAGAAAATTAACCGTTATTTACAACGTACTCTCACCGAGTCCGAAACGCCTGGGTTGAGCGACGCCGAAACGCAGCAACAACAAAAGCAACCTTCGCCTTTCTCCGTACCAGACGCTTCGCGAACAGTTTTGATTTTAGGCAATCCCGACCGGGTGGAAGATGTGGCACCTACTTTGGGGAATATTGAGGAAGTTGCCCGTTTGGGAAACTATCGCCTGGTTCGCTATCACCTGGAGGCGAGTCAAGTCGAAACCCCTGGGTTGAGCGATTCAAATTGA
- a CDS encoding elongation factor G: MTQPDAQRWRNIAIVGPYWSGKTTVLESLLSVTNAISRKGSISQGNTVGDSNPQARAREMGVEVNVAGTEYEDIRFTFLDCPGSIEFAQETYNALVGVDAAVVVCEPDKNKAITLAPLFKFLDDWQIPHLVFINKMDLLSGQGMAVGEAFMETLHALNKVSTRPLLPQQYPIGQNEKIIGYIDLIREQAYHYHEQAPADLVPLPQDLEVEEHMARQEMLEGLADFDDRLLEELLEDVEPSQKEVIDDLKKELSADYIVPVLCGIAVQDYGVRPLLDILKQESPAPSITAERRGLKSDSKPVAQVLKTYYTQQGGKLSLVRIWQGSISESTTFNNGVRSHGMYRLMGQQQTSLNEAHAGETIALGRLEDVHTGDVLVAEDKKAPQLPQADALQPVYAIAITPVNRKDEVKISSALSKLTEEDPALKVEQREDTHEIILWGQGEIHLQVTQERLEQKYKLPTNAHIPQVPYRETIRKPVSGIRGRYKHQSGGHGQYGDVYLDIKPLERGSGFQFSETIVGGSVPKQYIPGVEMGVREYLQQGPLGFPVVDVAVTLTDGSYHSVDSSEQAFKFAARVAMTEGMPKAQPQLLEPVYAVDVFAPQEYTSNVLQLVGTRRGQIMGYEPVMDWKGWDKISVYLPQVEMQNLIVQLRSLTLGVGYFASAFDHLQEVPDKIAEKILVTHEDNGGQS, encoded by the coding sequence ATGACTCAACCAGACGCCCAACGCTGGCGCAATATTGCCATTGTCGGTCCCTATTGGAGTGGTAAAACCACCGTTTTAGAAAGTTTGCTTTCAGTTACCAACGCCATTTCCCGCAAAGGCAGTATTTCCCAAGGCAATACCGTCGGCGATAGCAATCCCCAAGCCCGAGCGCGCGAAATGGGAGTCGAAGTTAACGTCGCCGGTACCGAATACGAGGACATTCGCTTCACCTTCCTTGATTGTCCGGGGTCCATCGAGTTTGCCCAAGAAACCTACAATGCTCTGGTCGGCGTCGATGCCGCTGTTGTGGTTTGCGAACCGGACAAAAACAAGGCCATCACCCTCGCCCCGCTGTTTAAATTTCTAGACGACTGGCAAATTCCCCACTTGGTCTTTATTAACAAGATGGACCTCCTCAGCGGTCAGGGGATGGCTGTGGGCGAGGCGTTCATGGAAACCCTCCACGCCCTCAATAAGGTTTCCACCCGTCCTTTGCTGCCCCAGCAATATCCCATCGGTCAAAACGAAAAAATTATCGGCTACATTGACTTAATCCGCGAACAAGCCTACCACTACCACGAACAAGCCCCAGCCGATCTCGTGCCTTTGCCCCAAGACCTGGAGGTGGAAGAACATATGGCGCGCCAGGAAATGCTGGAAGGGTTGGCAGATTTTGACGATCGCTTGTTGGAAGAACTCCTCGAAGATGTGGAACCTTCCCAAAAAGAGGTCATTGACGATTTGAAAAAAGAACTCAGCGCCGATTACATTGTGCCGGTTTTGTGCGGCATAGCCGTACAGGATTACGGGGTTCGCCCCCTGTTGGATATTTTGAAGCAGGAATCCCCTGCCCCCAGCATTACTGCCGAACGTCGGGGGTTGAAGTCCGACAGCAAACCAGTAGCCCAAGTTTTAAAAACTTACTATACCCAGCAAGGTGGCAAACTGTCGCTGGTTCGGATTTGGCAGGGCAGTATTAGCGAAAGTACGACGTTTAACAATGGGGTGCGATCGCATGGTATGTACCGGTTGATGGGACAACAGCAGACTTCCCTGAATGAAGCCCACGCCGGCGAAACCATCGCTTTGGGTCGTTTGGAAGACGTACACACCGGCGATGTGCTGGTGGCTGAGGACAAAAAAGCCCCGCAACTCCCCCAGGCGGATGCCCTGCAACCGGTTTATGCGATCGCCATTACCCCTGTCAATCGCAAGGATGAGGTCAAAATCAGTAGCGCCCTCAGCAAACTTACGGAGGAAGATCCTGCTTTAAAAGTGGAACAGCGCGAAGATACCCACGAAATTATTCTCTGGGGGCAAGGGGAAATTCACTTACAGGTAACCCAAGAACGCCTAGAACAAAAATACAAGTTGCCCACCAATGCTCACATTCCCCAGGTGCCCTACCGGGAAACCATCCGCAAACCGGTATCCGGCATTCGCGGTCGCTACAAACACCAAAGCGGCGGTCACGGGCAGTATGGCGATGTTTACTTGGACATTAAGCCCCTGGAAAGGGGGAGTGGCTTTCAATTTAGCGAAACGATTGTTGGGGGGTCCGTTCCCAAACAGTACATTCCTGGTGTGGAAATGGGGGTACGGGAATATTTGCAACAGGGTCCGTTGGGCTTTCCTGTAGTGGATGTGGCGGTGACGCTGACGGATGGGTCCTACCATTCGGTGGATAGTTCCGAACAGGCGTTTAAGTTTGCTGCCCGGGTGGCTATGACTGAGGGGATGCCTAAGGCACAACCGCAGCTGCTGGAACCGGTGTATGCGGTAGATGTGTTTGCCCCACAGGAGTATACGTCCAATGTGTTGCAGTTGGTGGGTACTCGCCGCGGTCAAATTATGGGCTACGAACCGGTGATGGATTGGAAGGGGTGGGATAAGATTTCAGTTTATCTGCCCCAAGTGGAGATGCAAAATTTGATCGTTCAGTTGCGATCGCTGACGCTAGGAGTGGGTTATTTTGCCTCTGCTTTCGACCACCTGCAAGAGGTTCCCGACAAAATTGCTGAGAAGATTCTCGTGACCCACGAAGACAATGGCGGTCAAAGCTAG